One genomic segment of archaeon BMS3Bbin15 includes these proteins:
- a CDS encoding FKBP-type peptidyl-prolyl cis-trans isomerase, with product MFKEDGTRKKFVVLVIISIALVGVFASGIIGNIFGGNSGKTGNASFSNVNNINEPHYNLSGFILIRHDAVNETIYNSLGWLKIYTNSTDIFVYSIHPLANKTLVFNITLLKVERNGTAANVAKNGDLVTINYIGMLPSGKVFDTSLKQVAENKSIPKAYMFRERPSYKPLSFVLGSKRIIEGVGDAVNGMKVNQTIEVTIPPDKAYNYYNKKLLTIIPIEEKIPRETLLKRYVDVPVNQFYHAANLKAGDIFMIPDTNINASVLSINNDTMALELLLKVGDVIHRGLPFNSTVIAVYPKVIEIEYNVKVGQVIHSRGLPWNSTVIGVN from the coding sequence ATGTTCAAAGAGGATGGAACCAGAAAAAAGTTTGTTGTACTGGTTATAATTTCAATTGCTCTGGTTGGCGTATTTGCCAGCGGTATTATTGGCAATATTTTTGGAGGCAATAGTGGTAAAACTGGAAATGCCTCTTTTAGTAACGTTAATAATATAAATGAACCTCATTACAATCTCTCTGGTTTTATTTTAATAAGACACGATGCAGTGAATGAAACAATTTATAACTCTCTGGGATGGCTGAAAATATACACCAACTCAACCGATATTTTTGTTTATTCTATTCATCCTCTGGCCAATAAAACTCTGGTTTTCAATATAACTCTTCTTAAAGTTGAACGGAATGGAACTGCAGCAAATGTAGCTAAAAATGGTGATTTAGTTACAATTAATTACATAGGCATGCTTCCATCAGGCAAGGTTTTTGATACATCATTAAAGCAGGTGGCTGAGAATAAGAGCATACCCAAGGCATATATGTTCAGGGAAAGGCCAAGCTATAAACCTCTTAGCTTTGTATTGGGGTCCAAAAGGATAATAGAGGGTGTTGGAGATGCTGTAAATGGTATGAAGGTGAATCAGACAATTGAAGTTACTATTCCTCCGGATAAAGCCTATAACTACTACAATAAGAAGCTTTTGACAATAATACCCATTGAGGAGAAAATTCCAAGGGAAACTCTATTAAAACGCTATGTTGATGTGCCTGTAAACCAGTTCTATCATGCAGCTAACCTTAAAGCAGGCGATATTTTCATGATTCCAGATACAAATATAAATGCCTCAGTTTTAAGTATAAACAATGATACAATGGCACTCGAACTTCTGCTTAAAGTGGGTGATGTTATCCATAGAGGTCTGCCCTTCAACTCAACAGTTATTGCCGTATATCCGAAAGTTATAGAGATAGAATATAATGTCAAGGTTGGACAGGTGATTCATTCCAGAGGTTTACCCTGGAACAGCACAGTTATTGGGGTGAACTGA